In a single window of the Amycolatopsis sp. cg5 genome:
- a CDS encoding low temperature requirement protein A: MPTTSRLHLVTADEDHRVSTLELFFDLVFVYAITQTTQLMADHLSPLGIGQGMAMLTVLWWCWSGYVWLGNTIHVDQGIARLALFGAMAVSFLVSLTIPEAFTDLPGGLDAPLLFVGCYLAVRLLHLVAYLGAARHDPGLRKVLLQMFPGVLPSVALLTVATFFGGWPQFGLWAVAMLWDYGNVFFTRSSEWRVNQPGHFAERYGLIVIIALGESIVAIGIGISALPMSWLVVGAATGGLALAAGMWWTYFDVVAHVSEHKLTKAEGAERVKIATDSYTFMHLPLIAGIVLVALGLKKALLYVADTEHHSASEALHGVPIWALTGGLALYLFTLAALRRRNLGSWNHQRLILAVLLLAATPLLEHVPAAALVAIVSVTVLGLITFERNRRSKVVSGIAG, translated from the coding sequence GTGCCCACGACAAGCCGCCTGCACCTCGTCACGGCAGACGAGGATCACCGCGTCTCCACCCTGGAGCTGTTCTTCGACCTCGTCTTCGTCTACGCGATCACGCAGACCACCCAGCTGATGGCCGATCATCTGTCGCCGCTCGGCATCGGCCAGGGCATGGCGATGCTCACCGTGCTGTGGTGGTGCTGGAGCGGATACGTGTGGCTCGGCAACACCATCCACGTCGACCAGGGCATCGCCAGGCTCGCGCTGTTCGGCGCGATGGCCGTGTCGTTCCTGGTCTCGCTGACGATCCCGGAGGCGTTCACCGACCTGCCCGGCGGGCTGGACGCGCCGCTGCTGTTCGTCGGCTGTTATCTGGCCGTGCGGCTGCTGCATCTCGTCGCGTACCTCGGCGCCGCGCGGCACGATCCGGGACTGCGCAAGGTGCTGCTGCAGATGTTCCCCGGCGTGCTGCCGAGCGTCGCGCTCCTCACCGTCGCGACGTTCTTCGGCGGCTGGCCCCAGTTCGGGCTGTGGGCGGTCGCGATGCTGTGGGACTACGGGAACGTCTTCTTCACCAGGTCCTCGGAGTGGCGGGTGAACCAGCCTGGGCATTTCGCGGAGCGGTACGGGCTGATCGTGATCATCGCGCTCGGCGAGTCCATCGTGGCCATCGGGATCGGGATCTCGGCGCTGCCGATGTCGTGGCTCGTGGTCGGCGCGGCGACCGGCGGCCTCGCGCTGGCGGCGGGCATGTGGTGGACGTATTTCGACGTGGTCGCGCACGTGTCCGAGCACAAGCTGACGAAGGCGGAAGGCGCCGAGCGCGTCAAGATCGCCACGGACTCGTACACGTTCATGCATCTGCCGCTGATCGCCGGGATCGTCCTGGTCGCGTTAGGGCTTAAGAAGGCTCTGCTCTACGTCGCGGACACCGAGCACCACAGCGCCTCGGAAGCACTGCATGGCGTCCCGATCTGGGCGCTGACCGGCGGCCTCGCGCTCTACCTGTTCACACTCGCCGCCCTGCGCAGGCGCAACCTCGGCTCCTGGAACCACCAGCGCCTGATCCTCGCCGTCCTCCTGCTGGCCGCGACTCCACTCCTGGAGCACGTACCTGCCGCCGCGCTGGTCGCGATCGTCTCGGTGACGGTGTTGGGCCTCATAACTTTCGAACGAAACCGCAGGTCAAAGGTCGTGAGTGGGATCGCCGGTTAG
- a CDS encoding MASE1 domain-containing protein has product MSRTGPLFGRTAPWGVLILGVALAYLLGARVGFQLALIDMKITPLWPPTGIALAALLLFGPRVWPGISLGALAANALVGGEPLLAFAGISVGNTLAPLVAYYLLKQLGFRRKFDRLRDALILVFAGALGAMLVSSTIGSAALAMSGTVGHFWTGWTVWWTGDAMGVLTVAPLLLIAPRFRWPKDVPAARWVEAIVLAAGTIGTAVVATTAPATLLFLVFPWLIWAALRFEQAGALCGALAVCTIAILAAARGWGPFSYMQLPLRMITLQALDGSVALSALLLATVTVQRNRAEAEQACVQLNEMVARIAPAQSLRGAVLDIIQNISDRPPRDP; this is encoded by the coding sequence ATGAGTCGAACGGGACCCCTGTTCGGCCGCACCGCGCCTTGGGGCGTCTTGATCTTGGGTGTCGCGCTGGCTTATCTACTCGGTGCCAGGGTCGGGTTCCAGCTCGCGCTGATCGACATGAAGATCACGCCGCTGTGGCCGCCGACCGGGATCGCGCTGGCGGCGCTGCTGCTGTTCGGGCCGCGGGTGTGGCCGGGGATCAGTCTCGGCGCGCTGGCGGCGAACGCGTTGGTGGGCGGCGAGCCGTTGCTCGCGTTCGCCGGGATCAGCGTCGGCAACACCTTGGCGCCGCTGGTCGCCTACTACCTGTTGAAACAGCTCGGGTTCCGGCGGAAGTTCGATCGGCTGCGGGACGCGCTGATCCTCGTGTTCGCCGGTGCGCTGGGCGCGATGCTGGTCAGCTCGACCATCGGCTCGGCGGCGCTGGCGATGTCCGGGACGGTCGGGCATTTCTGGACCGGGTGGACGGTGTGGTGGACCGGGGACGCGATGGGCGTGCTCACGGTCGCTCCACTGCTGCTCATCGCGCCGCGTTTCCGCTGGCCGAAAGACGTGCCCGCCGCGCGCTGGGTCGAGGCGATCGTGCTCGCGGCAGGCACGATCGGCACGGCGGTCGTCGCGACTACCGCGCCCGCGACCTTGCTGTTCCTCGTGTTCCCGTGGCTGATCTGGGCCGCGCTGCGGTTCGAACAGGCCGGTGCGCTGTGCGGCGCGCTCGCCGTCTGCACGATCGCGATCCTGGCCGCCGCGCGCGGCTGGGGCCCGTTCTCCTACATGCAGCTCCCGCTGCGCATGATCACCCTGCAGGCGCTCGACGGCTCGGTCGCGCTCAGCGCGCTGCTGCTCGCGACCGTCACCGTGCAGCGCAACCGGGCCGAGGCCGAGCAGGCGTGCGTCCAGCTCAACGAGATGGTCGCGCGCATCGCGCCCGCCCAGTCGCTGCGTGGCGCGGTGCTCGACATCATCCAGAACATCTCGGACCGCCCACCCCGCGACCCGTGA
- a CDS encoding acyl-CoA dehydrogenase family protein: protein MGIGLSALTRLAGSKAIEKAGLRKPLQGLVTSGTRNGFRVAGAAGRTFKAVQKRNAPERLAPTTDTGQFDLTPSEDQQLIVETVTEFAAEQLRPAAADADAKLEAPEGLLSRAAELGITLVGIPEELGGVGAERSVVTSALVAESLAHGDLGLALAVLAPSAVSTALVLWGDEQQQADYLPAFVGENVPAAAFALQERTPLFDPFKPSVKAKRTPKGYQLDGVKSLVPRAAQAELFVVSADLEGRGPALFIIESSTAGVSIESEPAMGLRGAATGKLHLDKVSLPAGALLGGGKPEVFTEAVRLSRLGWAALAAGTAKAVLDYVVPYVNERQAFGEPVSHRQAVAFSIADIAIELEGLRLVTLRAAARAEQGKPYAREVALARKLATDKGMQIGNAGVQLLGGHGFIKEHPVERWYRDLRAIGVMEGGILL from the coding sequence ATGGGCATCGGCCTGTCCGCGCTCACCCGGCTGGCCGGGAGCAAGGCGATCGAAAAGGCGGGGCTGCGCAAACCGTTGCAAGGCCTGGTCACCTCGGGCACCCGCAACGGCTTCCGGGTCGCGGGCGCCGCCGGGCGGACGTTCAAGGCGGTACAGAAGCGCAACGCGCCGGAACGCCTCGCGCCCACCACCGACACCGGCCAGTTCGATCTCACGCCGAGCGAGGACCAGCAGCTCATCGTCGAGACGGTCACCGAGTTCGCCGCCGAGCAGCTCCGGCCCGCCGCTGCGGACGCCGACGCGAAACTCGAAGCGCCGGAAGGCCTGCTGAGCCGCGCCGCCGAACTGGGCATCACGCTCGTCGGCATCCCCGAAGAACTCGGCGGCGTCGGCGCGGAACGCTCGGTCGTCACCAGTGCGCTGGTCGCCGAGTCCCTCGCGCACGGCGACCTCGGGCTCGCGCTCGCGGTGCTCGCGCCGTCCGCGGTCAGCACGGCGCTGGTCCTGTGGGGCGACGAGCAGCAGCAGGCCGACTACCTGCCCGCGTTCGTCGGCGAGAACGTCCCCGCGGCCGCGTTCGCGCTGCAGGAGCGCACGCCGCTGTTCGACCCGTTCAAGCCGTCGGTCAAGGCCAAGCGCACCCCGAAGGGCTACCAGCTCGACGGCGTCAAGTCGCTGGTACCGCGCGCCGCGCAGGCCGAGCTGTTCGTCGTCTCTGCCGACCTCGAAGGCCGCGGCCCGGCGCTGTTCATCATCGAATCGTCCACCGCGGGCGTCTCGATCGAGTCCGAGCCCGCGATGGGCCTGCGCGGCGCCGCGACCGGAAAACTCCACCTGGACAAGGTTTCCCTGCCGGCGGGCGCGTTGCTCGGCGGCGGCAAGCCCGAGGTGTTCACCGAGGCCGTCCGGTTGTCCCGGCTCGGCTGGGCCGCGCTGGCGGCGGGCACCGCGAAGGCCGTTCTCGACTACGTGGTGCCGTACGTCAACGAGCGCCAGGCGTTCGGCGAGCCGGTCAGCCACCGCCAGGCGGTCGCGTTCTCGATCGCCGACATCGCGATCGAACTCGAAGGCCTCCGCCTGGTGACCCTGCGCGCCGCGGCCCGCGCCGAGCAGGGCAAGCCGTACGCCCGCGAGGTCGCGCTGGCCCGCAAACTGGCCACGGACAAGGGAATGCAGATCGGGAACGCCGGCGTCCAGCTGCTCGGCGGGCACGGCTTCATCAAGGAGCACCCGGTCGAGCGCTGGTACCGCGATCTGCGTGCCATCGGTGTCATGGAAGGCGGAATTCTGCTGTGA
- a CDS encoding acyl-CoA dehydrogenase family protein, translated as MINLEAPKKAGALINQAYQAAAEVFRPISRKYDRAEHTYPTELDMFAALLDGLNSSGEGGAGAAGVRRNEKEADKGNRNGANLNVVLGTIEMCWGDVGLLLTMPRQGLGNAAIASVANEEQLKRFSGIWAAMAITEPGCGSDSAAITATARLDGDEYVLNGEKIFVTSGERADAVVVWATLDKTKGRAAIKSFVVEKGTPGFEVVRVEHKLGIRASDTAVLRFENCRVPKDNLLGTPEIDTKKGFAGVMQTFDNTRPLVAAMGVGVARAALEETARILAEAGVVVDYDKPANTQHAAAAAYLQLEADYESAYLLTLESAWMADNRKPNSLQASMAKAKAGRSVVEITLKCVELAGIVGYTEESLLEKWARDAKILDIFEGTQQIQQLIVARRILGKTSTELK; from the coding sequence GTGATCAACCTCGAAGCCCCCAAGAAGGCCGGCGCCCTGATCAACCAGGCGTACCAGGCCGCGGCCGAGGTCTTCCGGCCGATCTCCCGCAAGTACGACCGCGCCGAGCACACCTACCCGACCGAGCTCGACATGTTCGCCGCGCTCCTCGACGGCCTCAACTCCTCGGGCGAGGGCGGCGCGGGCGCGGCAGGCGTCCGCCGCAACGAGAAGGAAGCCGACAAGGGCAACCGCAACGGCGCCAACCTGAATGTCGTGCTCGGCACGATCGAGATGTGCTGGGGCGACGTCGGCCTCCTGCTGACGATGCCCCGCCAGGGTCTCGGCAACGCGGCCATCGCCTCGGTCGCGAACGAGGAGCAGCTCAAGCGTTTCTCCGGCATCTGGGCCGCGATGGCCATCACCGAGCCCGGCTGCGGCTCCGACTCGGCCGCGATCACCGCCACCGCCCGCCTCGACGGCGACGAGTACGTCCTCAACGGCGAGAAGATCTTCGTGACCTCCGGCGAGCGCGCCGACGCCGTGGTCGTCTGGGCGACCTTGGACAAGACCAAGGGCCGCGCGGCCATCAAGTCCTTCGTCGTCGAAAAAGGCACCCCCGGCTTCGAGGTGGTCCGCGTCGAGCACAAACTCGGCATCCGCGCCTCCGACACGGCGGTCCTCCGCTTCGAGAACTGCCGCGTCCCCAAGGACAATCTCCTCGGCACCCCCGAGATCGACACCAAAAAGGGCTTCGCGGGGGTCATGCAGACCTTCGACAACACCCGCCCCCTGGTCGCCGCCATGGGCGTCGGCGTCGCCCGCGCGGCCTTGGAGGAGACCGCCCGCATCCTCGCCGAAGCCGGCGTGGTCGTCGACTACGACAAGCCCGCCAACACCCAGCACGCGGCCGCGGCGGCCTACCTCCAGCTCGAAGCGGACTACGAGTCGGCGTACCTGCTGACCCTGGAGTCCGCCTGGATGGCCGACAACCGCAAGCCGAACTCCCTGCAAGCCTCGATGGCCAAGGCGAAGGCAGGCCGCTCGGTCGTCGAGATCACCCTCAAGTGCGTCGAACTGGCCGGAATCGTGGGCTACACCGAGGAATCCCTCCTCGAGAAGTGGGCCCGCGACGCGAAGATCCTGGACATCTTCGAAGGCACCCAGCAGATCCAGCAGCTCATCGTCGCCCGCCGCATCCTCGGCAAGACCTCGACAGAGCTCAAGTAG
- a CDS encoding GNAT family N-acetyltransferase yields the protein MASIRQGSSADYPILIQFFDDAVGWLTERGSEGQWGTEPWSGIPRRVEQVREMAANPGLVIAEVDGEPAGALIVSPQPPDMVTPVDEPELYVRLLITSRKHIGEDVGGQLLRHARAETERRGVKLLRVDCWAGGKGDLVRYYEGQGFTSTFQFDHHGWIGQVLEQRLP from the coding sequence ATGGCAAGTATTCGTCAGGGCAGTTCCGCCGACTACCCGATTTTGATCCAATTCTTCGACGACGCGGTCGGCTGGCTGACCGAGCGCGGCAGCGAAGGCCAGTGGGGCACCGAGCCGTGGTCGGGGATTCCGCGGCGGGTCGAGCAGGTCCGTGAGATGGCCGCGAATCCCGGGCTGGTCATCGCCGAGGTCGACGGTGAGCCCGCCGGCGCGCTCATCGTCTCCCCGCAGCCGCCGGACATGGTGACGCCTGTCGACGAACCCGAGCTGTACGTCCGGCTGCTGATCACGTCGCGCAAGCACATCGGCGAGGACGTCGGCGGGCAGCTGCTTCGGCACGCGCGCGCCGAGACCGAGCGTCGCGGCGTAAAGCTGCTCAGGGTCGACTGCTGGGCCGGCGGCAAGGGTGATCTCGTGCGCTACTACGAGGGGCAGGGCTTCACGTCGACGTTCCAGTTCGACCATCACGGCTGGATCGGTCAGGTGCTCGAACAGCGGTTGCCCTAG
- the map gene encoding type I methionyl aminopeptidase, with amino-acid sequence MVEIKTQGELDVMREAGRVVARTLRAVKEASAIGVSLRELDEVAAQVIADNGAKPSFLHYQPRSAPSPFPAVICASVNDAVVHGIPSDYRLRDGDLVSIDGGAYIDGWHGDAAISFVVGTADPADLELIATTERALQAGIDALVVGNKLGDVGHAVAGVGRPAGYGLLEDHGGHGIGRAMHEDPSVPNEARPGRGLKLKAGMAFAIEPMFIRGGSDEYRHAADGWTLHTLDGSRAAHVEHTVAVTENGPWVLTVE; translated from the coding sequence ATGGTTGAGATCAAGACTCAGGGTGAGCTGGACGTCATGCGCGAGGCCGGGCGGGTCGTCGCGCGGACGCTGCGCGCGGTCAAGGAGGCGTCGGCGATCGGGGTGAGCCTGCGTGAGCTGGACGAGGTCGCCGCGCAGGTCATCGCGGACAACGGGGCCAAGCCGTCGTTCCTGCACTATCAGCCGAGGTCGGCGCCGTCGCCGTTCCCGGCTGTCATCTGCGCGAGCGTCAACGACGCCGTCGTGCACGGGATCCCGTCGGACTACCGGCTCCGGGACGGCGATCTGGTCAGCATCGATGGCGGCGCGTACATCGACGGCTGGCACGGTGACGCCGCCATCAGCTTCGTGGTCGGCACCGCGGACCCGGCCGATCTGGAACTCATCGCGACCACCGAGCGCGCGCTTCAGGCGGGGATCGACGCGCTGGTCGTGGGCAACAAGCTGGGCGACGTCGGGCACGCTGTCGCGGGTGTCGGCAGGCCCGCCGGGTACGGGCTGCTCGAGGATCACGGCGGGCACGGGATCGGCCGGGCGATGCACGAGGACCCGAGTGTGCCGAACGAGGCGCGTCCCGGGCGGGGGCTGAAACTCAAGGCGGGCATGGCGTTCGCGATCGAGCCGATGTTCATCCGCGGTGGCTCGGACGAGTATCGGCACGCGGCGGACGGCTGGACGCTGCACACGCTCGACGGCAGCCGGGCCGCGCATGTCGAACACACCGTCGCGGTCACCGAAAACGGCCCGTGGGTGCTCACCGTCGAGTAG
- a CDS encoding serine hydrolase domain-containing protein, translating to MRMSLPCKRIAASAGIVALLAATMAGPAAATGHRPVQRTLDSVVAAGAPGAQVTTRGYALRSGVGDLRTGAPMPWHSHFRAGSVTKPFVAVLVLQLVGEGKVALDAPVTRYLPEAGTGAITVRQLLQHTSGLPDYLDDLRLDDPETLRHRGAEPAELVALAMKHPPLFPPGAKWSYSNTNYIFAGMLVERVTGRTVQAELSSRILRPLGLRDTYLPVRGDERLPAPHPRGYTPLKGSLADFTEFDATIAWTAGGLVTTGEDLNRFFTALLGGRLLRPAQLAEMKRTVPRDADSEYGLGLGKLYLSCGKEFWGHGGDILGFATLAFAAPDGRAATVEANQDPVSPAAHEGMQATLDAALCGK from the coding sequence ATGCGAATGTCCTTGCCGTGCAAGCGAATCGCCGCTTCGGCCGGCATCGTCGCGCTGCTCGCGGCGACCATGGCCGGTCCGGCGGCCGCCACCGGGCATCGTCCGGTCCAGCGGACGCTCGACTCGGTCGTCGCGGCCGGAGCGCCGGGCGCGCAGGTCACCACGCGCGGCTACGCGCTGCGCAGTGGCGTCGGCGATCTGCGCACCGGCGCGCCGATGCCGTGGCACAGCCACTTCCGCGCGGGCAGCGTGACCAAGCCGTTCGTCGCGGTCCTGGTGCTGCAACTGGTCGGTGAAGGCAAGGTCGCGCTGGACGCGCCGGTCACCCGCTACCTGCCGGAGGCGGGCACCGGCGCGATCACCGTCCGCCAGCTCCTGCAGCACACCAGCGGCCTGCCCGACTATCTCGACGACCTGCGCCTCGACGACCCGGAGACGCTCCGCCACCGCGGCGCCGAGCCCGCCGAGCTGGTGGCGCTCGCGATGAAGCATCCGCCGCTGTTCCCGCCCGGCGCGAAATGGTCGTACTCCAACACCAACTACATCTTCGCCGGGATGCTGGTCGAGCGGGTGACCGGCCGGACAGTCCAGGCCGAACTGTCCTCGCGGATCCTCAGGCCGCTCGGCCTGCGTGACACCTACCTTCCGGTGCGCGGCGACGAGCGGCTGCCCGCGCCGCATCCGCGCGGCTACACGCCGCTGAAGGGCTCCCTGGCGGACTTCACGGAGTTCGACGCGACGATCGCGTGGACCGCCGGCGGGCTGGTGACCACGGGGGAGGACCTGAACCGGTTCTTCACCGCGCTGCTCGGCGGCCGGCTGCTGCGGCCCGCGCAGCTGGCCGAGATGAAGCGGACGGTGCCGCGGGACGCCGATTCCGAGTACGGGCTCGGGCTGGGGAAGCTGTATTTGTCCTGTGGCAAGGAATTCTGGGGACACGGCGGTGACATCCTCGGCTTCGCGACGCTCGCGTTCGCGGCGCCGGACGGGCGCGCGGCCACCGTGGAGGCCAATCAGGACCCGGTGAGCCCGGCCGCCCACGAGGGCATGCAGGCCACGTTGGACGCCGCGCTCTGCGGCAAGTAG
- a CDS encoding SDR family oxidoreductase → MGKHRSLRGKVIVITGGARGIGAKTAAALREQGAKLALGDLDQVEVEKTAAELDALGLPLDVTDTRGFTAFLDEVERRLGPLDVLVNNAGIMPLSPLDEEDDVSTRRQLEINLHAVIHGTREAMLRMRPRGSGHIVNVASMAGKAGFPGAATYCATKHAVVGLSEAVRLELRGSGVEVSCVIPARRPPPPSTEALRAAVFIPIVRTELASGLGEAKFFKSLQPEDVAAAIVDALRRPHFDVFVPKSLDAMGRITRLLPRAAGEWIARTLGGDQLLASAAHSSARSSYEARAAESAPSVGTDGDS, encoded by the coding sequence ATGGGCAAGCACCGTTCTCTGCGTGGCAAGGTCATCGTCATCACCGGAGGTGCGCGCGGCATCGGCGCGAAAACGGCCGCCGCGCTGCGCGAGCAGGGCGCGAAGCTGGCGCTCGGCGACCTCGACCAGGTCGAAGTCGAGAAGACGGCGGCCGAGCTGGACGCGCTCGGGCTGCCGCTCGACGTCACCGACACGCGCGGGTTCACCGCGTTCCTCGACGAGGTCGAGCGGCGGCTCGGGCCGCTCGACGTGCTCGTCAACAACGCCGGGATCATGCCGCTGTCGCCGCTCGACGAGGAGGACGACGTGTCGACGCGACGGCAGCTGGAGATCAACCTGCACGCCGTCATCCACGGCACCCGCGAGGCGATGCTGCGGATGCGGCCGCGCGGATCCGGCCACATCGTGAACGTCGCGTCGATGGCGGGCAAGGCCGGTTTCCCCGGCGCGGCCACCTACTGCGCGACGAAGCACGCCGTGGTCGGTTTGTCCGAAGCCGTCCGGCTCGAACTGCGCGGCAGCGGCGTCGAAGTGTCGTGCGTGATCCCCGCCCGTCGCCCGCCACCACCCTCAACCGAGGCGCTGCGCGCCGCTGTGTTCATTCCGATCGTCCGCACCGAGCTGGCGAGCGGGCTCGGCGAGGCGAAGTTCTTCAAGTCGCTGCAGCCCGAAGACGTGGCCGCCGCGATCGTCGACGCGTTACGCAGGCCACATTTCGACGTCTTTGTCCCGAAATCACTCGACGCGATGGGAAGAATCACACGCCTGCTGCCCCGGGCGGCCGGTGAATGGATCGCGCGCACGTTGGGCGGCGACCAGCTTTTGGCTTCAGCGGCCCATTCCAGCGCACGGTCGAGCTATGAAGCGCGCGCCGCGGAAAGCGCGCCTTCGGTCGGCACGGACGGCGATTCTTAA
- a CDS encoding acyl-CoA dehydrogenase family protein, with protein MIDFRLDEEYEALRKTVEDFARSEVAPVIGGLYEREEFPYEIVAKMGEMGLFGLPFPEEFGGMGGDYFALCLTLEELARVDSSVAITLEAGVSLGAMPIYRFGTQEQKETWLPQLTSGQALGAFGLTEPGGGSDAGATRTRAKLDGDSWVINGSKSFITNSGTDITRLVTVTAVTDVKENGRKEISAIILPSDTPGFTVAPKYSKVGWNCSDTHELAFEDCRVPAENLVGDRGRGYAQFLSILDEGRIAIAALSVGLSQGCVDECLKYVKEREAFGKKIGEYQAIQFKIADMEIRAHTARLAYYQAASKMLRGEPFKKEAAIAKLVASNAAMDNSRDATQIFGGYGFMNEFPVGRFYRDAKILEIGEGTSEVQRMLIARHLGVA; from the coding sequence GTGATCGACTTCCGGCTGGACGAAGAGTACGAGGCGCTGCGCAAGACCGTCGAGGATTTCGCGCGGTCCGAGGTCGCCCCCGTGATCGGCGGCCTTTACGAGCGCGAGGAATTCCCGTACGAGATCGTCGCGAAAATGGGGGAGATGGGCCTGTTCGGCCTCCCGTTCCCCGAGGAGTTCGGCGGCATGGGCGGCGACTACTTCGCGCTGTGCCTGACGCTGGAGGAACTCGCGCGCGTCGACTCGTCGGTCGCGATCACCCTCGAAGCCGGGGTTTCCCTTGGCGCGATGCCGATTTACCGCTTCGGCACCCAGGAGCAGAAGGAAACCTGGCTGCCCCAGCTGACCTCCGGCCAGGCGCTCGGCGCGTTCGGCCTCACCGAGCCCGGCGGCGGCTCGGACGCGGGCGCGACCCGCACGCGCGCCAAGCTCGACGGCGACAGCTGGGTGATCAACGGCAGCAAGTCGTTCATCACCAACTCCGGCACGGACATCACCCGCTTGGTGACCGTCACCGCGGTCACCGACGTCAAGGAGAACGGCCGCAAGGAGATCTCCGCGATCATCCTGCCGTCGGACACCCCCGGCTTCACGGTCGCGCCGAAGTACTCCAAGGTCGGCTGGAACTGCTCGGACACGCACGAACTCGCCTTCGAGGACTGCCGCGTCCCCGCCGAGAACCTGGTCGGCGACCGCGGCCGAGGCTACGCCCAGTTCCTGTCCATTTTGGACGAGGGCCGCATCGCGATCGCGGCGCTGTCGGTCGGCCTTTCGCAGGGCTGCGTCGACGAATGCCTGAAGTACGTCAAGGAGCGCGAGGCGTTCGGCAAGAAGATCGGTGAGTACCAGGCGATCCAGTTCAAGATCGCCGACATGGAGATCCGCGCGCACACCGCCCGGCTCGCCTACTACCAGGCCGCCTCGAAGATGCTGCGCGGCGAGCCGTTCAAGAAGGAAGCCGCGATCGCCAAGCTCGTCGCGTCCAACGCGGCGATGGACAACTCGCGCGACGCGACCCAGATCTTCGGCGGCTACGGCTTCATGAACGAGTTCCCGGTCGGCCGCTTCTACCGCGACGCCAAGATCCTGGAGATCGGCGAGGGCACCTCCGAGGTGCAGCGCATGCTCATCGCCCGCCACCTCGGCGTCGCCTGA
- a CDS encoding alpha/beta fold hydrolase: MVSAPARLAAAASNVVGKVLHGGVADLRPMPRVLIDQGPNRSVYRMTTGAAPASGPPILLVPPLAAPAICFDLRRGCSLIEHLVEDGRSTYLVDYGNVAFSDRRLGIEHWIDEVLPRAIRKVSQDAGGQGVHLVSWSLGGIFSMLVSADQPELPIESITAIGSPVDFTAIPIMAPFRPLVDLTGGHLLTPIYRAFGGAPSYLVSKVFRATGISKEITKPIAILKNLDDRDYLAQIEAVDHFMDNMIAYPGRTFGQLYHRLFRTNDLAEGTVDLNGRIISLSDVKVPTLIVAGENDTIAPRPSVERVVELLENAPSVRFETAPGGHLGVLTGRKARNSTWRYLDEFLAEQAV, from the coding sequence ATGGTTTCCGCACCGGCCCGCTTGGCCGCCGCCGCGTCGAACGTGGTCGGGAAGGTGCTGCACGGCGGCGTCGCGGACCTGCGCCCGATGCCGAGGGTGCTGATCGACCAGGGCCCGAACCGCTCGGTCTACCGGATGACCACCGGCGCCGCGCCCGCGTCCGGCCCGCCGATCCTGCTCGTGCCTCCGCTCGCCGCGCCCGCGATCTGCTTCGACCTGCGCCGCGGCTGCAGCCTGATCGAGCACCTCGTCGAAGACGGCCGCAGCACCTACCTCGTCGACTACGGCAACGTCGCCTTCTCCGACCGCAGGCTCGGCATCGAGCACTGGATCGACGAGGTGCTCCCGCGCGCGATCCGCAAGGTCTCCCAGGACGCCGGCGGCCAGGGCGTGCACCTGGTCTCGTGGTCGCTCGGCGGCATCTTCTCGATGCTCGTCTCGGCCGACCAGCCCGAGCTGCCGATCGAGTCGATCACCGCGATCGGCTCACCGGTCGACTTCACCGCCATCCCGATCATGGCCCCGTTCCGCCCGCTGGTGGACCTGACCGGCGGCCACCTGCTCACGCCGATCTACCGCGCGTTCGGCGGCGCACCGTCCTATTTGGTCAGCAAGGTGTTCCGCGCGACCGGCATCAGCAAGGAGATCACCAAGCCGATCGCGATCTTGAAGAACCTCGACGACCGCGACTATCTCGCCCAGATCGAGGCCGTCGACCACTTCATGGACAACATGATCGCCTACCCCGGCCGCACGTTCGGCCAGCTGTACCACCGGCTGTTCAGGACGAACGACCTGGCCGAAGGGACAGTCGACCTGAACGGCCGCATCATCTCCCTGTCCGACGTGAAGGTGCCGACCCTCATCGTCGCGGGCGAGAACGACACGATCGCGCCGCGGCCGTCGGTCGAGCGCGTGGTCGAGCTGCTCGAGAACGCGCCGTCGGTGCGCTTCGAGACGGCGCCGGGCGGTCACCTGGGCGTGCTCACCGGCCGCAAGGCGCGGAACTCGACGTGGCGCTACCTGGACGAGTTCCTGGCCGAACAAGCCGTTTAG